Genomic window (Pseudanabaena sp. FACHB-2040):
TATCAGATCAAGCCTCAAATCTATTCAAGGCAGGAGTTTCAGAATATTTAGTTCGAATGAACTACTCATCCTTTACTCGTAATACACTAATTTAGTTGCGAATAGAGCAGGGTGTGATCGTCGTAAGCTGACTGCCGTTAATTCTCAATGTGCTAGTTGGAAGTGCGGAATGTAGGCGGTAGCATAGCTGGTTCGGATCGGACAGCTTCAGCGTGAAGTTCGGCGAACGCGCATTAGCGAAACGCAGCTATGGTCGCAGCGGTTATACGTATCGCACGTGCATTGTCTCGCTTCCCGGCTACTCCCGTCGCCACACCCTTGTAATTGACGTTGGGATTGGAGAAATATCCAATGCGAGCGCCCTTCACGGACTTCCGCACCATCACAGTTGTCCATCTTTTCGTGTCAGCAGTGAACGAATGCCCTATTGCATACTCACGAACCCCCGTAATTGATTTGTCATCTACGTCATGGCAGCATCCAAAATTATGTCCAAGCTCGTGGATTAGTGACCAGCTAGTAGTGGATAGGCTGTAGCTAACAACGCTGTAAGCTTCACGTGCAAAGACATTGGATACCTCATCTTTTTGCATGATGTTAGCCAAGCCACCAAGGTTGCTGTTTGCTACAAACAAACTGACCATATCAGCACGGACACGGTTGCGAAGTGCATGCAGGTCTGTGAGACCCGTCGCTGTTCCAGCCACCAATTGGTTGAGCATTGTCGTAAAATCTTCAAGACCACCAGACAACTCACGGTAGCTTGACAACTCCTCAGTATGTACGAGCTTAATGTGAATACTATCCAGAGCGCTCTTGCTAAGCACTTCGTTGCATCGTGCCACTGCCTCCGCTATCCTTGCACGCATTGCCGCATTGCCGCCAATGGACTCCCGAGCCGTGGTCGTATATACGACGAGAAGATTAATGTCTATCTCGCTTTCTTCGACTTCTTCTTCGACTTCTTCTTCGACCTCTTCTTCGACCTCTTCTTCGACCTCACGATACTCGCGCTTCTCGCTTGCATCATTGCCTTGCTTTAAATTATCAATCTCCCGGTCTTGCCCGACGCCGCAATCAGGCAGTTCGTCTTCGTTAAGTTCGCGGAGGACGTATATGCGCTCTTGCTCATTGAACACCGTTGCCTCAAACAACCCATATCGGGGAGACGACAGAGTGAGAGAGACAATATTGTCTACCGCCACGATCGAAAGAGTGCTATCAGGATCATCTTCCAATGTACCCAGACGAACGGACGCGCCGCCTTCTTCGTTTCCACGCTCCAGAATGGCAACGAGATCAGTCGGTTGTTCACCGCCAGATGCCGAAAAGCGCATGCGGTGCATCGTCTTGCTCGGGAAAAGATTGAGGTTGATTCGCTCGACATCTTCAAAAGCTGCGGATGTTAGCTGCACCAGACGGGCACGTACGCCGAATGGACCAAGTATGTCAGCATCACTCACGCCTTCTTCTGTTTCTGCCGGAACATCCACAAAAAGAGCCGGATAACTTTCAGTCGTCATATGTCCACTCCGATATAGTTTTCACATTGAACTGACATCACTGTACCTGGCAAATAGCTCCAAGCTCCGTTCAGTCGGAGTCGATGTCAAGATTGGAAAGACTTTGGCTAGATCGTCAGTGTTAGATGTTTAGTAACTAGCAAATCATTCAATAATCGCAACAACTAATTGCTAGTGCTATAGATTTAAGCTTCATTAAGCTCCCTTACTTAACATTGCAGGTATGTCAATCTCTTTAATACAAGTGGCTCATGATAAGGGGTTAGCGCCACAAACCAAAACTGAGAGGCAGTGAAAATAAACGTTTGACCAAACCAGAGCCAACGGAAATTGGGCAATTGCAGTGCAGAGCGTAGCATGACTCGCCTCACCACAACAAATCGTTGAGCAGGCCATAAACTCCAGCCCAGTCAATTTTTATGGCAGCTCTTATGTAGCAACATTCTTCGTGGCACGGCTGGTGCCAGAGGCGAGCAGCAGCTTGAATGGCGAGATCGCTAGCGTTTTCCAGGGGTAAGACTTGATTCGTAAGAAACGCAATCCGACATAACAGGACTGGATGATACAAGACTGGTTCATCGTAAGTTCCAGATCTGTAGATAAAGTTCATATTGCCAGCGCTCGATATCCTTAACAGCAACGAAAAGCGAGATACCGAGCACTTTAGAATTTTTCAAGATTAGGCTGCCTCTAGCTGCACCTGAATGCCGTGCCGAGGACGCAAGGTAATCGAAGGCTGAAGATCAACTAATTGATCAGGTACAAGGTGAAGTTCAAACTGTTGGGCGATCGTCACTAGAATCAGCACTGCTTCCATTAGGGCAAAGCTCTTGCCAATACAAATGCGGGGGCCGTCACCAAACGGAAAGTAAACGCCGCGTGGTAATTGGTTCTCAAAATCATTAGCCCAACGCTCTGGGTCGAACTTCTCTGGTTCTGCAAAGTAGCGTTCATGGCGATGCATCACCCACTGGCTCATAACCAATG
Coding sequences:
- a CDS encoding M12 family metallo-peptidase, which translates into the protein MTTESYPALFVDVPAETEEGVSDADILGPFGVRARLVQLTSAAFEDVERINLNLFPSKTMHRMRFSASGGEQPTDLVAILERGNEEGGASVRLGTLEDDPDSTLSIVAVDNIVSLTLSSPRYGLFEATVFNEQERIYVLRELNEDELPDCGVGQDREIDNLKQGNDASEKREYREVEEEVEEEVEEEVEEEVEESEIDINLLVVYTTTARESIGGNAAMRARIAEAVARCNEVLSKSALDSIHIKLVHTEELSSYRELSGGLEDFTTMLNQLVAGTATGLTDLHALRNRVRADMVSLFVANSNLGGLANIMQKDEVSNVFAREAYSVVSYSLSTTSWSLIHELGHNFGCCHDVDDKSITGVREYAIGHSFTADTKRWTTVMVRKSVKGARIGYFSNPNVNYKGVATGVAGKRDNARAIRITAATIAAFR